The Raphanus sativus cultivar WK10039 chromosome 6, ASM80110v3, whole genome shotgun sequence sequence aatttcccgccaagaccaaaaaaacgtaatttctcgctaaaaccagaaaacgcaatttcccgcaaaaagggaaaaacgcaatttcccgtaaaaactggaaaacacacaattttctgccaaaatcaaaaacataatttcccgtaaaaattgaaaaacgcaattttccgccaaaaccagaaaatgcAATTTCTCGCGAAAACTGGAAACACACAATTTcttgccaaaaccaaaaaacgcTATTTCCCGCAAAAATCAAAAGAACTGAAATTATGTTGTTTACATTAAATGGACCTATGGGTCCCATGGACAGCCCAACAAATCATGGTCTTATTTGGTTATGGTCTCATTTGGACATGGTTCTATTTGGGCTTCGACCAAAAATGTCCAGGAAAAAAATAAACCCATTTGAACACGCCCAAACCCGCCCGGCCCGCCCAATTGACATCTCTAAAGATCATTCAACTTCTAAGCTTCTCTAAAACTTATACTCTCAGAGAGATAACTAAACGATAACAACACCAAACTCATTGCTTCTCAGGGTTTGACGTGGGAGAAATATCTGAGGATCTTCGTGATGACATCGAAGGCTTAGATGCTTCAGCTGCACATATTGCTAACCTCTTATCAACCGAACCAACCGATGGTAAGCCAACCaagacttatatatatatactaccaTCCATGACAATCTCCAGCTTAACTTGAAAAAAATGCTCTTTGTGGTTTGTTTCAGTCAAAGTTGGGATAGGTGGTTTCAGTATGGGTGCAGCAATAGCACTCTACTCCACAACGTGCTACGCTCTTGGACGTTACGGAAACGGACTTCCATATACTATTAACCTACGAGCTACTGTAGGACTCAGTGGTTGGCTTCCTGGTTGGAGGTATATTATATAGTTACATTTCTTCAACCCCTTTCATGGTTGAACTAATTATTGGAACCTTCACCATAACAATGCAGGAgcttaaggagcaaaatagaAAGTTCTAATGAGGCTGCAAGGCGTGCTGCATGGATACCAGTTATACTTGCACATGGAACTTGTATGTGTATATACACATTATTTTGTAGTATAAAGTTGAGTTCATTGTTTCTTCAAGATAAACACCTGatagttatctttttttttttgttgttgttttttcagCGGATGATGTAGTTCCTTGCAGATTTGGAGAAACATCTGCGCACTCACTTGCCATGGCTGGATTCCGACAAGTTGTGTTCAAACCATATGAAGGGTATGTTATAAACTATTAAACCAAAGTTTTCAGTTTAGTTTTGCTTTACTGTGTTTGGTCTGAGATTGTGAGGTTTTGTTGACAACGTGTAGGCTTGGTCACTATACGGTTCCGAAAGAAATGAATGAGGTCGTTCACTGGCTCGCTTCAAGGCTTGGTCTTGAGGGCTCATGTTAAGCTTCAAAAAAGCATCTATAGCTATTTTTATACATGGtgtataatatatgtataataagTGGGTTTCTTGGGGTATACGTCTATTGTTTTGTGATTTAATTTTGCTTTTCTGCTTTTTTTATTCTTGATTATGAATAATGAAATAAAGGTTCTttgataatataaatatcaagATTTGTTCATACCAAGTTTCTTGCTGCTTTTTTTATTCTTGATTATGAATAATGAAATAAAGGTTCTttgataatataaatatcaagATTTGTTCATACCAAGTTTCTTGAGACTTTCATTATTACCGTACATCAAAATGCATCCTcatgtaaaaaaacaaaaaaaaaacacacacaataataataaacttcATTCATCAGCAGTGAAGATAGAACTTCAGACTTGGATCAAAAATCTCTAGAAGCTTACTGAGACTTTTGGTTTGCGGAGACGTCTTTAAGCTTCTCCTCCAGTTCACCTTCCTGAAATTGAACAAAAAGGAATTGAGATTATAAAGCCAACACAATGTGAAtaacaattaaacaaaaaaaaagggtatAGTCTTTGGTGAAAAGGAACCTTGTGCATGTTGAGGATGATGTCTGAGCCTCCAATAAACTCTCCCTTGATGAAGATCTGTGGAAATGTTGGCCAATGGCTGCACAGAAGAAGAAAGTCATTAATCAAGATTCAAAgacggctctctctctctaataaaGTATAATTAATCTCTACCTGAAGGATTTCACGGCTTCTTTGATCTCTGGATCTGCAAGAATGTTTCTAGCACCGACAGGAACATCTGAAAAAAACATCACAACTCACACAACACATTAGATTCAGAGcttcaaaacaaaaagagataACTTCAAATATCCAAGTACAGATCGAAAAAACTTACTATACTGTTGGAGAACCCTAACGGCGAGTGAGCTAAACCCACACTGAGGAGCTTCAGGGACTCCTTTCATGTAGATCATAACTGGATTCTCCTTCACATCCTATAACAATCCGAAGccaaacatcatcatcatcatcacataaCAACTCCAGCCagataaagaaagaaaaaaaactccaaAGGTTACATTCTCAACGAGATCCTTGAGCGAGTCCGTGGAACCAGAAGGGACTTTCTGGGTAGGCTTAAAGTCATCATGTGTGTCTGAATCGCTGGGAACTGTAGTGGAGTATCTCATCATCCCATTTTTATAGATTGATGATACAGATGCCTGCAAACAATTGATTCTCCTCGTAACAAACTCAACCAATTCGATTTGCATCGAGGattcaaaatcaaaacagaCAAAAACATAAAGAACATCAAAGTActaatctttttttaataagGATCAAGACCTATATGTTATCTACGTAGGAGACGCAAAAAGGaaccatttttaatataatcatAGAACAAAAGGGGttttgaagagagagagagagagagactaaccAATCTGGTAGAGCGAACGGTGTTGAGAAACCTGCTCGACAAAGCAGCCGCCATCTCTGAATCAAAGCTGATTTATTCGGCCTACGGAGGAGAAAAAACTTGCGCGATTATGATTTGTAGCTACGATGGAGAAGGGAACAGAAAGAGTTGCAAAACACAAGATCTTTACAACGACCGCTTCTCTCTGGCCTTCACAGTGACCGAACCGGACACGAGATCGTGTCATAACTCATAACCCTAAAGTATTACACGGCGTCGTTTGGATGTTTCTTTTTTGCTcctttgattttttgtttttactggTCCGGTTTTCTCCGGTTTAGGtaattctctctcttcttttttgtcGTCCTCCGGTTCggtagttcttttttttttctccttgtcGTCCCCGGTTTAGGTAATTCAATTATCGAGTTTTACGGCTAGTAAAAAGTTCATTTGGTTCTGTAATTTATAAAGAGAAAAACATGAATAAAAAGTAAACTGTTGgctaaattattatatttatcaagGTTAAAAATCCCTGATGACAATTAACTGTATAATTATTGAATTCATGTAGATTATTAATAGAAGTATAGAACAGATTATTAACTGTATAATTATGAATTCATGAATACTAACGTTgattacaaatttacaatgctaactagatcatgacccgctcgactgagcgggagtcatttttttatctttgtttttactaaatgttatacatgatcgccaatgtatatcaatataaaattttgataaataacaatgtgtactaatgtatttaaataagcaatgtgtttaattactaaatttgatttttaaaatttatgataatgtaaagtagattttttctgtattatttaaaatatatagtgctatatattttgtattttcaacatttatcatacaaaacctacattggggtattatttatatgaaaatatgtgtaacataatatatttatatattatataaacatatgcacacccgcacgagttttatttttaaaatgtattctatattgtttagttttatgtagtatcgagtttgtataattcaattttgtgtttaaagaacaatatcaaaactgtcttccgtatgtaaaaataacattttgtaagcgcgagttgtgtctttttattgtaacaaaaatttatataaaacttatgtttttttgtacattacgaaatttaattttttaaaataattattacgtaatttcaaagtgaattttatctctgaggtctaatatattttgtgtgtaatggttcaaagcattttcgatatatattatatttcagtttggtttgtttttagtattattgtataagtataatactatacaatattactatattctatacaatacatgaagctatgtgttatttgttttagaaagtagattaggcccaacgtagttataagaataatCATATCTTtgtgtatgtgtctatgacttatctacctaatgttattcgtactaataaaattaatatggccaatgaaagtatactgatcaatttaaaatgaattgtatagtgtaattatagaacgattaatatttttagtattcttagtatatatcttatttaaattgacatgtaataaatgtaaaaatcatatatggaatatggacaaaaagaagaactgtatttaaagaaatatatcaatgcaaagttagaatatgatacgtattatatataaagaatgagacatttaactttaatatatgaggtccacctttaaaaattCACCTAGaataagttgtaatgttcctgttttaataagatagatgcttGAAAGCTATTGCATAAAATGGACCGTGGTATGGAATTAATAACTGTTTAttataacagaaataaaaacTGGACGAAACAAATGTTGTAACAAGGTCGAATTTAAACTTATTTGGCTGGACAATAGAAGTCTCCACGATCACCGTCACAACGAAATAACCAAAACGGAATCACAAACACAAGGACACAAACAGAAATTACAACACAAAGACACGTGACATtattgaaacaaaagaaaagacacGTTCATTGTTCTTGTTAACTACTCTCACTTCCTCTCATAAGTATGATGAGTTGGATCAGTGCTCCGAGTAGTACCAGTAGTGGTCGTAGTTGTGCCTGGAT is a genomic window containing:
- the LOC108809457 gene encoding acyl-protein thioesterase 1; translation: MSYSHQSMGSGSRSARGYEFGRTYVVRPKGKHQATIVWLHGLGDNGSSSSQLLESLPLPNIKWICPTAPSRPVSLLGGFPCTAWFDVGEISEDLRDDIEGLDASAAHIANLLSTEPTDVKVGIGGFSMGAAIALYSTTCYALGRYGNGLPYTINLRATVGLSGWLPGWRSLRSKIESSNEAARRAAWIPVILAHGTSDDVVPCRFGETSAHSLAMAGFRQVVFKPYEGLGHYTVPKEMNEVVHWLASRLGLEGSC
- the LOC108809424 gene encoding monothiol glutaredoxin-S15, mitochondrial, producing MAAALSSRFLNTVRSTRLASVSSIYKNGMMRYSTTVPSDSDTHDDFKPTQKVPSGSTDSLKDLVENDVKENPVMIYMKGVPEAPQCGFSSLAVRVLQQYNVPVGARNILADPEIKEAVKSFSHWPTFPQIFIKGEFIGGSDIILNMHKEGELEEKLKDVSANQKSQ